The Plasmodium knowlesi strain H genome assembly, chromosome: 14 region gaacctgagaccataaaccctaaactgaaaaccctaaaatgtgaaccctaaaccattaacccggaacctaaacttggaacacgttccattggagCCTGCTCCAAAGGAATACTTTCCATAAGAAcgtcttccttaggaacctgttcttcttcttccataaattcggatcccatgaattcttgaaccaaaagttccagaaaatccttctggttcaattgtgtgtcccctttttgacattcatccaacacttcaaaatgaatttcaataatcgttcgacgattcacgcgaccagaacgtttcgttctcgttggagcagaacgaggtttgcGTTCCTTCactaatcgatattcatgtgaaccgGCTTCTTCCACACGATCGAGGAGctgttcctgtactgatgaaccaggaatatcagcaggagatcttctgagacgtggtcctcctttaccaaaatactacaaaaaaaaaaaaagaaaaaaaaaaaaaaaaaaaaaaagaatgagatGAGATGagatgatatttttgttaagaagattgtgaaatgttctttttacacatttattttattttaaccattaaaaaatgtttttttttccttttaaccatgaaaaaaaaaaattttcccattaatttttttttttttttttttttttaaccattaaaaaatttttttttcctattaattttgtccattaaaatttttttttttcctattaatttttttctttttatcttttttttttatcttaccttccaaaggtaataagccatagcagaaagaccaatagagacaggagccaaaggaagaaaaggggtaaggagatccgtaataAGGAtcggacagactgtattctctaatgttttttccatttggatTTGTTCCGTTTGGTCCTTGAACATTAAATCCACATTGGTTTTTACATTGTCAGTTCCAATGGAGCAATTATCATAATCCTTATTGTCCCATTTGCACGGAAAACAGTCATTAGTACCACTAGTTTTGCATGGAGATGTGTCTTGCATAATGTTTTGAGTTTTGCTAAAAGCATGTGTTATGCCCttatctatgtcacaaagaggatgtacccaactgtgtccttttttcttatcatttgccattgtttgcaattgttttgcatattctttaagaaataaacaacccatcgtttgttcaaacgatggggCATTAAGAGGGTCCTTTTGGCCTTTACCATGGgtataaatgtgctgcagtcctgcagcaaaatgcaaacaagctgctttatttgttttgctttgtttATGGCCAAGTTTATACCATTCATCTTCCTTGTCTTTACAGTATTTGTCAACGTCCTTCTGCTCCGGAGGTTGCATCATATGTTTTATAAGTTCAGTTAATTCCTTCGTGGCGTCATCTTTGATGTCACTCTGATCatagaagaagggaaggaagagaaaagaagaaatatatatgtatatatgtatacacatatgtatacacatatgtgtatacatatgttacatatatacatacatatatatacatatatgcatatatacatatatacatatatacatgtatacatatatacatatatatgtacacttatacatatatacatatatatatacatatatacatatacatacacatatacacatatatacatatatagacatatgtacatatatgtgtatatatgtacgtttgttgttattgttattCATATGGATTCGCTTACCCAAGATGGTtctgttccattttgaagGTTCTTTTGCCTCCTAAGTTTTTGTTTGATGgcacattggacttgagtacagaaagtttctattttatttattttgtctagtGTTTGTTCCTTGTTAGGGGTGGTGGTGTCGGGTTGGGAGTTGGATTCGTCTTCCTTGTCGAGGAGTTTAGTCATATTCTCCTCTATTTTGTCATgaccaattttgcaattggGGAAAGTGCTTTGTCTTTCGCAAACGAAACAAGAATTAGTACCACTACCAGTTTTGCACGAATTTGCTCCACTCTTAGTGGCATTACTATTATCATTATCGAAAGCGTATTTTATTGcgtctttcaatttttcattatctaAAGGACATTGATTTTCTGCTTTTGAaattaattgatcagcataaagattaagtgctgcgcaca contains the following coding sequences:
- a CDS encoding SICAvar, type I (fragment) — translated: NDINGVVESELKELLQNITDDKKWDDFSKHCKDNIGSSWSDDTEGEKTAKQKACKLFASGLKHISDIPDNSTKDDGPLRRTMMCAALNLYADQLISKAENQCPLDNEKLKDAIKYAFDNDNSNATKSGANSCKTGSGTNSCFVCERQSTFPNCKIGHDKIEENMTKLLDKEDESNSQPDTTTPNKEQTLDKINKIETFCTQVQCAIKQKLRRQKNLQNGTEPSWSDIKDDATKELTELIKHMMQPPEQKDVDKYCKDKEDEWYKLGHKQSKTNKAACLHFAAGLQHIYTHGKGQKDPLNAPSFEQTMGCLFLKEYAKQLQTMANDKKKGHSWVHPLCDIDKGITHAFSKTQNIMQDTSPCKTSGTNDCFPCKWDNKDYDNCSIGTDNVKTNVDLMFKDQTEQIQMEKTLENTVCPILITDLLTPFLPLAPVSIGLSAMAYYLWKYFGKGGPRLRRSPADIPGSSVQEQLLDRVEEAGSHEYRLVKERKPRSAPTRTKRSGRVNRRTIIEIHFEVLDECQKGDTQLNQKDFLELLVQEFMGSEFMEEEEQVPKEDVLMESIPLEQAPMERVPSLGSGLMV